In the genome of Anabas testudineus chromosome 4, fAnaTes1.2, whole genome shotgun sequence, one region contains:
- the s1pr4 gene encoding sphingosine 1-phosphate receptor 4 — protein sequence MDVFSSLTSPSSCPHLYHLPSYSSNSTISNVTAKSTGISHVILRHYNHTGRLQNRTISNTQTNVSVSTVVFLAFSVFIILENLLVLVAVISRIRHSRRWVYVCIANITLSDLLTGAAYLVNICMSGKQTFRLTPALWLFREGMLFVALAASIFSLLLIAVERYTTMIKPMPQKSTAKSYYRIFGLVALCWVLAMVIGFLPLMGWNCVCSLDGCSTLLPLYSKTYILFSLFIFFVILLTIGVLYGAIYCHVHKSASDGSHRSRKHSLALLKTVITIVGVFMLCWGPLFLLLLVDFFCVSRQCALLFSADYFISLAVLNSGLNPIIYALGSNEMRKAIADLLFCCCLKSGLCHPDVFTSKETNSTSESKRDSLRNSFNRVRNLSVASPPSTPSKTRRPSRKYRLSSTTSCLSVSSG from the coding sequence ATGGATGTCTTCTCCTCcctcacctccccctcctcatgCCCCCACTTGTACCACTTACCCAGTTACTCCAGCAACAGCACCATCTCAAACGTCACAGCTAAATCCACTGGGATCAGCCATGTGATTTTGCGCCATTACAACCACACAGGCCGCCTGCAGAACAGGACCATCTCAAACACCCAGACCAACGTCAGCGTGTCGACGGTCGTCTTTCTCGccttcagtgttttcatcatCCTGGAGAATCTCCTGGTGCTGGTGGCTGTCATATCCCGCATCCGCCACAGCCGGCGCTGGGTTTACGTCTGCATTGCCAACATCACACTCAGTGATCTCCTCACTGGTGCTGCCTACCTAGTCAACATCTGCATGTCTGGCAAACAGACTTTCCGCCTCACCCCTGCTCTGTGGCTCTTCAGGGAAGGGATGCTGTTTGTGGCCCTGGCAGCCTCCATCTTTAGTTTGTTGCTTATTGCTGTAGAGCGTTACACCACCATGATAAAGCCGATGCCGCAGAAGTCAACCGCAAAGTCCTACTATAGGATCTTTGGCCTGGTGGCACTCTGCTGGGTTTTGGCAATGGTAATTGGGTTCCTCCCTTTGATGGGCTGGAACTGTGTGTGCAGTCTGGATGGATGCTCCACGCTTCTTCCTCTATACTCCAAGACCTacatccttttctctcttttcattttctttgtcattctCCTGACAATTGGTGTGCTCTATGGTGCCATCTATTGCCACGTCCACAAGAGTGCCAGTGACGGCTCTCATCGAAGCCGCAAGCACTCCTTGGCTCTGCTTAAAACTGTGATCACCATTGTTGGGGTCTTTATGCTTTGCTGGGGGCCACTGTTCCTGCTGTTACTGGTGGATTTCTTCTGCGTCTCCCGCCAGTGTGCACTGCTGTTCAGCGCTGATTATTTCATCTCCCTGGCCGTTCTCAATTCTGGCCTGAACCCCATCATTTATGCTCTGGGCAGCAATGAAATGAGAAAGGCTATTGCTGATttgctgttttgctgctgcCTGAAGTCTGGCCTCTGTCACCCAGACGTATTCACATCCAAGGAGACCAACAGCACCTCTGAGAGCAAGCGGGACAGTCTCAGGAACAGTTTTAACAGGGTCAGGAATCTGAGTGTGGCCTCCCCACCATCAACGCCAAGCAAGACTCGCAGGCCGTCCAGAAAATATAGGCTGAGCTCCACCACCAGCTGCCTGTCAGTTTCAAGTGGTTAA